GTGGCCGCGCCGGCCCGGAAATCACCGCTGCACGCGGCCGGTGCCACTGCCCTTCATCAGCGCCTCCACCTCCGCGCGGCTGACGAGGTTGTAATCGCCCGGAATGGAATGCGCCAGACAAGAGGCGGCGACCGCAAATTCTGCTGCTGTGGTGGCGTCGGACAGCTCCGGCGTTCGCAATGCGAAAATGAGTGCCGCGCCAAACGCATCCCCACCGCCGATGCGGTCCACGATGTCACGGATCTCGTAGGGCGCATATCGGCCCGCGCGCATCGGGGCGAACACCGCTGCATCCCTCTCGGCCGAATAGAGCATTGCGCCCCAGTTGTTGTGATCCGCCGAGATGCTTTCCCGCAGCGTGATCGCCACCCATCGGAGGTTTGGAAACTGCCGGACGATCTCACGGGCAACCTCTGGATACCGCTCCACCGCGAGCCGACCGGCCTCCGCATCGGTCCCTGCGGCGCGGACGCGAAGCACATCCGCGGCGTCCTCCTCGTTTGCGATGAGCAGGTCCACCATCGGCAACAGCTCGCGCATCGTGCGCTCCGCCAGATCGCGCGGGGCGATACCCGGCTCCCACCGCCACAGCTTCTTGCGAAAGTTGAGATCGCAGGAAACGGTCAGACCGCGTCGTTTCGCCTCCCGCATCGCGCCGCCAGCGGCTTCCGCCGCCGCCCGCGAAATCGCAGCAGTAATGCCGGTGGTGTGCAGCCAGTCCGCCTCCGCAAAGGCGCCCGCCCAGTCGTAGGCGTCGGCCGGTGTGACCGCCAGCGCCGAGTGGTCCCGGTCGTAGATGACGACGCTCGGCCGCTGGTTGGCGCCGGTTTCTGCAAAATACAGTCCGAGCCGTCCGCGATC
Above is a genomic segment from Kiritimatiellia bacterium containing:
- a CDS encoding sugar kinase, producing MKYVVTFGEVMGRLSPPGVTRWAQALPGPVQWSFGGAEANVAAGLACLGARAAFVTALPTHPIAEACVRQLRGLGVETRWIVRTDRGRLGLYFAETGANQRPSVVIYDRDHSALAVTPADAYDWAGAFAEADWLHTTGITAAISRAAAEAAGGAMREAKRRGLTVSCDLNFRKKLWRWEPGIAPRDLAERTMRELLPMVDLLIANEEDAADVLRVRAAGTDAEAGRLAVERYPEVAREIVRQFPNLRWVAITLRESISADHNNWGAMLYSAERDAAVFAPMRAGRYAPYEIRDIVDRIGGGDAFGAALIFALRTPELSDATTAAEFAVAASCLAHSIPGDYNLVSRAEVEALMKGSGTGRVQR